One segment of Novipirellula artificiosorum DNA contains the following:
- the csrA gene encoding carbon storage regulator CsrA, with protein MLVLSRKKNESIIINNDIKIVVVEIRGDKVRLGVEAPREVPVHRREVYDAIQRSIESGDAQDAQVES; from the coding sequence ATGTTAGTTTTATCTCGAAAGAAAAACGAAAGCATCATCATCAATAACGATATCAAAATCGTTGTTGTTGAAATACGCGGGGACAAAGTGCGATTGGGGGTCGAAGCACCTCGAGAAGTGCCGGTGCACCGCCGCGAAGTCTATGATGCGATTCAACGAAGTATTGAATCCGGCGATGCGCAAGACGCTCAAGTAGAATCTTGA
- a CDS encoding type II secretion system protein GspD: protein MNRLLTANGPCADFATRATSLVTVKRLTFVTLFALTTSVSAQLPLPPGTTASPHQGMTSAEQLIPQVRSAMTRRDYTRSVELFRHAAALGAQTPQLASQIETLRSELIASGIDRDLLALPPTGPLPTLPSTTMQRLPLVSGAQPIGGASAAARPDDLKREALRLIAIGRAALDRGDASTAVALARQAQSLGVAEKDFAAGEPRVWQLLLDAESAARRSGIALTSGTNTGSVQQAFGTIDPNAPGGVAQTVFNPGAMENGGLGSQVMQVQNQTPTPLPASPTSSTYAADIYREGLQALSDGNQQLARDKFSEAWKYESTLDLDTRRQLKDKLTLLQPSRLGSAMSSESDKPMTAIDKAALENQEKTRRLYREVTAELAAASGQHESAPLDALDQLETLRRRVEGSDVDDAAKRSLASMVTKALSDQKQYVEANRAQINLDLQNESVRTDLATEAQQEARIDDEIANLVQNFNELIDARRFNEAEIIAKQVQELKPGSPIAITMFHNARMQVRGLMDQEIRDEKEDIFLNQMLGVERAAIGLHPDRDFEFGDVKGWADLSRRRTAGTDADTELSVREKEIKQALSTDVNVKYNNRPIHEVLEDLSAMTGVPIVMDNRALSAVRVTVDTPVNLSLQKSIPLKSALSIILGELELTYMIDNDVLNITSVEATRSKVFPRTYRVTDLVTPIPNFVASYDDGMAGALRAAYQMTNPQTDVHIMPVSAMDLGSGMSRNASPGSMNPNMLGQYNPMGVSNGFGGNPSPLGGGQGGNSMADFQSLMQLIQETVEPTIWQDLGGTSTMAPYPQNLSLVISTTSEVHDKIEALLTTLRRLQNLQITIEVRFITLSDTFFEQIGVDFDVQFDDHAKALPTDDGGPDVTIGFNGLSGLPTADLDIQFDNNSFGATPPFSNADAGSFSTLGFAILSDIEAFFFLQAAQGDNRNNVMQAPKVTLFDGQIATIQDQTQRPFVTSITPVVGDFAVAQQPVIMVLNEGTQLSVQGVVSDDKRFVRLTLVPFFSQIGDVDTFTFEGRRSTSSSSREQNEDTNGDGVVDDKDSISEDASSEFVSGTTVQLPTFAFTSVSTTVSVPDGGTILLGGIKRLSEGRSERGVPFLSKIPYVSRLFRNVATGRDARSLMLMVTPRIIIQEEEEIAQTGYDPTR, encoded by the coding sequence TTGAACCGCCTCTTAACCGCAAACGGCCCGTGTGCAGATTTTGCCACTCGTGCAACCAGTCTCGTCACCGTGAAACGTCTCACGTTTGTGACCCTGTTTGCATTGACGACGAGCGTCTCTGCCCAACTTCCCCTGCCTCCCGGCACCACCGCCTCGCCTCATCAAGGCATGACGTCGGCCGAGCAATTGATTCCCCAAGTCCGGTCGGCGATGACCCGCAGGGACTACACTCGGTCCGTCGAACTCTTTCGACATGCGGCAGCCTTGGGAGCACAGACTCCACAGCTGGCATCGCAAATTGAAACGCTCCGCAGCGAACTGATTGCCTCAGGAATTGATCGCGACTTGTTGGCTCTGCCACCAACCGGTCCACTGCCAACCCTCCCCTCCACCACCATGCAGCGTTTGCCTTTGGTCTCCGGTGCTCAGCCCATAGGGGGTGCTTCGGCAGCCGCCCGTCCGGACGATTTAAAACGCGAGGCGTTGCGACTCATCGCAATTGGCCGTGCCGCACTCGACCGGGGTGACGCGTCCACCGCAGTGGCCTTGGCTCGCCAAGCCCAGTCGTTGGGTGTCGCAGAAAAGGACTTTGCAGCCGGCGAACCCCGTGTCTGGCAATTGCTGCTCGATGCCGAATCCGCAGCTCGTCGTAGCGGCATCGCTTTGACCAGCGGGACCAACACAGGCAGCGTCCAACAAGCATTTGGCACGATCGACCCCAACGCGCCCGGTGGCGTCGCTCAAACGGTATTCAACCCCGGTGCGATGGAAAATGGCGGCCTGGGAAGTCAAGTGATGCAGGTCCAGAACCAAACGCCAACGCCGTTGCCTGCGTCCCCAACATCTTCCACCTACGCCGCAGACATTTACCGCGAGGGCTTGCAAGCTTTAAGCGACGGTAACCAACAGCTCGCTCGCGATAAATTTTCGGAAGCATGGAAGTACGAATCCACGTTGGATTTGGATACGCGCCGCCAACTGAAAGACAAACTGACGCTGCTTCAACCCAGTCGTCTTGGTTCGGCCATGTCATCGGAATCGGACAAACCGATGACCGCGATTGACAAGGCGGCATTGGAGAACCAAGAAAAGACGCGACGATTGTATCGCGAAGTGACCGCCGAATTGGCGGCCGCAAGCGGCCAACACGAATCGGCTCCACTGGACGCACTCGACCAGCTTGAAACGCTCCGGCGCCGGGTCGAAGGATCGGACGTGGACGATGCGGCAAAACGCTCACTCGCTTCGATGGTGACCAAAGCCCTCAGTGACCAGAAGCAATACGTTGAAGCCAATCGCGCCCAAATCAATCTGGACCTACAAAACGAATCGGTTCGGACCGACTTGGCCACCGAAGCTCAACAAGAAGCTCGTATCGATGATGAAATTGCGAACCTGGTTCAAAACTTCAACGAGCTGATTGACGCGCGACGTTTCAACGAAGCAGAGATCATCGCCAAGCAGGTTCAAGAATTAAAGCCTGGTTCCCCCATCGCGATCACCATGTTCCACAATGCTCGAATGCAAGTTCGCGGTTTGATGGACCAAGAGATTCGTGACGAGAAAGAAGATATCTTTCTCAATCAGATGCTTGGAGTCGAACGCGCTGCGATTGGCCTGCATCCCGACCGAGACTTTGAATTCGGCGACGTAAAAGGCTGGGCTGATCTTTCCAGACGGCGCACAGCCGGTACGGACGCGGACACGGAACTGAGTGTTCGCGAGAAGGAAATCAAACAAGCGTTGTCCACCGATGTGAACGTCAAGTACAACAATCGTCCGATCCACGAAGTGCTTGAAGACTTGTCCGCCATGACCGGTGTACCGATCGTGATGGACAACCGAGCGCTTTCCGCGGTTCGCGTCACGGTGGATACGCCTGTCAATTTGAGTTTGCAAAAGAGCATTCCGCTGAAGAGTGCCCTCAGCATTATCCTCGGCGAGCTTGAACTGACCTACATGATCGACAACGACGTTTTGAACATCACCAGCGTCGAAGCGACTCGTTCGAAGGTCTTTCCAAGAACCTATCGTGTGACGGACTTGGTCACTCCAATTCCAAACTTTGTCGCCAGCTATGACGACGGGATGGCGGGAGCACTCCGTGCCGCGTACCAAATGACCAACCCTCAAACCGATGTTCACATCATGCCGGTTTCGGCAATGGATTTGGGCTCAGGGATGTCGAGGAACGCGTCGCCCGGCAGCATGAATCCAAATATGCTTGGCCAATACAACCCGATGGGCGTCAGCAACGGATTCGGCGGTAACCCGAGTCCGCTGGGAGGCGGGCAAGGAGGAAACTCGATGGCCGACTTCCAATCGCTCATGCAATTGATTCAAGAAACGGTCGAACCCACGATTTGGCAAGATCTGGGTGGGACCAGCACGATGGCTCCCTATCCTCAGAACCTTAGCCTGGTGATCAGCACGACCAGCGAAGTGCATGACAAGATCGAGGCCTTGCTGACAACATTGCGTCGACTGCAGAACCTGCAAATCACCATCGAGGTTCGCTTCATTACCCTATCGGATACCTTCTTTGAGCAAATCGGTGTCGACTTTGATGTCCAATTCGACGACCACGCTAAAGCCCTTCCGACCGATGATGGGGGTCCCGACGTGACGATTGGTTTCAACGGACTGAGCGGATTGCCAACAGCTGATTTGGACATCCAATTCGATAACAACAGCTTTGGTGCAACGCCACCGTTTAGCAATGCGGACGCTGGATCGTTCTCAACGCTTGGCTTCGCGATCCTCAGCGACATCGAAGCGTTCTTCTTCCTGCAAGCCGCGCAAGGCGACAACCGAAACAACGTCATGCAAGCTCCCAAAGTGACGCTGTTCGATGGTCAAATTGCGACGATCCAGGATCAAACGCAACGACCGTTCGTTACCAGCATCACGCCGGTTGTGGGTGACTTCGCCGTCGCACAGCAACCCGTCATCATGGTGCTCAACGAAGGAACCCAGCTAAGCGTGCAAGGCGTCGTCAGCGATGATAAACGATTTGTACGATTGACGCTCGTTCCGTTCTTTAGCCAAATCGGTGATGTCGATACCTTCACCTTCGAAGGACGCCGCTCGACGAGCAGTTCCAGCCGTGAGCAGAATGAGGACACCAACGGCGACGGTGTCGTTGATGACAAAGACTCGATAAGCGAAGATGCCTCCAGCGAGTTTGTTTCGGGCACCACGGTCCAACTACCGACGTTCGCCTTCACTTCGGTGAGCACGACGGTGAGTGTTCCTGACGGTGGTACGATTCTGCTTGGCGGGATCAAGCGATTGTCCGAGGGTCGTTCGGAGCGAGGCGTTCCGTTCCTCAGCAAGATTCCTTACGTCAGCCGTTTGTTCCGCAACGTGGCAACGGGACGTGACGCTCGCAGCTTGATGTTGATGGTCACACCACGGATCATCATCCAAGAAGAGGAAGAGATCGCTCAAACCGGATACGATCCGACTCGATAA
- a CDS encoding BBP7 family outer membrane beta-barrel protein yields MKTNLRGLTLTALLLSASNMSFAQQGASTSIGDLPGYDEDAYFAEEATYAQRVSPVAPAAHTDEDAHVTDQGAYVTDEVYPTAASEEAPQLYAPMDSSELQPVGFFDGSLLGMNQSNCDQVQVCEAGCDGGCSSCRGSSLSSRLGLGNLSGCGSNCWGTSEALLWFTPDRDMPALITVNAPGGDPIGPTATTVFGDGIDGDLTAGFRGDYGKYVTKNIGIGGRFWIVGDQTESYSNASNGDITIGRPFFDTSDSFFDSPNPGENALLIGHNGVGLLPLVDGNIQAESKLQMWAAEAYARINLGCSSTSKLELLGGYSHFSIDDSLYMHSQSFIGGSAAASSFYDFTDAYELENRFDGGQIGFEMSKTRGRWTARSLTKVHLGNMSQSAKVQGTSTFGTPFPATTGVGGALPFDSYVDEDRDVFTFIPEANFKLSYQFRPNVALSVGYSFMYFDNVAQVGDVINPIYDGPSLGDPAQFGGQPFKFDDSSLWVQGIDLGVVINL; encoded by the coding sequence ATGAAAACGAATTTACGAGGCCTGACCCTGACAGCGTTGTTGCTGTCTGCCTCAAACATGAGCTTTGCTCAACAGGGCGCGTCAACGAGCATCGGTGATCTTCCTGGTTATGATGAAGATGCCTACTTTGCTGAGGAAGCGACCTACGCTCAACGAGTCAGTCCGGTTGCGCCGGCCGCTCACACCGATGAGGATGCCCACGTTACGGATCAGGGCGCTTACGTTACGGATGAAGTGTACCCAACCGCCGCATCGGAGGAAGCACCACAGCTGTACGCACCCATGGATTCGAGCGAGTTGCAACCGGTTGGATTCTTTGATGGCAGCTTGCTTGGGATGAACCAATCAAACTGCGATCAAGTTCAGGTATGCGAAGCGGGCTGTGACGGCGGTTGCAGCAGTTGTCGCGGTAGCAGTTTGAGCAGCCGACTAGGGCTTGGAAACCTATCCGGTTGCGGCAGCAATTGCTGGGGGACCTCCGAGGCCTTGTTGTGGTTCACGCCTGATCGTGATATGCCGGCCTTGATTACCGTCAATGCACCGGGTGGAGACCCAATCGGTCCAACCGCGACGACCGTCTTCGGCGACGGGATCGATGGTGATCTGACGGCTGGTTTCCGCGGTGACTATGGTAAGTACGTGACCAAGAACATCGGAATCGGTGGCCGTTTCTGGATCGTCGGAGACCAGACCGAATCGTACAGCAACGCCAGCAATGGTGACATCACGATCGGTCGCCCCTTCTTTGACACCAGTGACTCCTTCTTTGACTCGCCCAACCCCGGTGAGAACGCCCTGTTGATTGGGCACAACGGAGTGGGTTTGCTGCCGCTCGTGGATGGCAACATTCAGGCCGAAAGCAAGCTACAGATGTGGGCCGCAGAAGCCTACGCACGGATCAACTTGGGCTGCAGTAGCACGAGTAAGCTGGAGTTGCTCGGCGGCTATTCTCACTTCAGCATTGACGATTCGTTGTACATGCACAGCCAAAGCTTTATTGGTGGCTCGGCTGCCGCATCCAGCTTCTACGACTTCACAGACGCCTATGAGCTTGAAAACCGTTTCGATGGTGGTCAAATCGGATTCGAAATGAGCAAGACACGTGGCCGTTGGACCGCTCGATCGTTGACCAAGGTTCACCTTGGGAACATGAGTCAAAGTGCCAAGGTACAAGGGACGTCGACCTTCGGAACTCCGTTCCCTGCGACCACGGGCGTTGGCGGAGCGTTGCCATTCGACAGCTACGTTGATGAAGATCGCGACGTGTTCACCTTCATCCCTGAAGCCAACTTCAAGTTGTCGTACCAGTTCCGACCGAACGTGGCATTGAGTGTAGGTTACTCGTTCATGTACTTTGACAACGTGGCTCAGGTCGGCGATGTGATCAACCCGATCTACGACGGCCCGTCACTTGGTGACCCGGCCCAATTCGGCGGCCAACCGTTCAAGTTTGACGATTCGAGCCTCTGGGTTCAAGGCATTGATCTGGGCGTGGTCATCAATCTCTAA
- a CDS encoding preprotein translocase subunit SecA, which produces MATGETEPKIEPFLGMPPVGDELNEAGNGLGNQGGLQVQGGLESLPESSPPTKPVVQGELVDSGDFNPIIPPPSPSSPATSDRHIGGNHKALSPFSRQGISPRMMRWRRKLNQINELEATLKTEDDLSLRKRSLALRYRAMAGEKLSALLPEGYALVREAGRRALSMRHYDVQMIGGIALFEGCIAEMQTGEGKTLTATLPMYLHSLVGKGAHLATVNDYLAKRDAEWMKPLYEMLGVSVGIIQTPDEQKDRRVAYGCAVTYGTAKEFGFDFLRDRLLLRAQNRLQTEMLGDGGGGFSGGGDEVVMRGMHFCLVDEADSILIDEARTPLIIGSIEDTVRDQIVETYRWASIHAAEFELDEHFEIDDDTKQYELTSRGRQKVRALPKNDLVRTMGLVDLYEYIERSVKVYREFLLDRQYVVRPNEKGIDEIVIVDEFTGRLAEGRKWRDGIHQAIEAKEEIEISVPTGQAARITVQDLFLRFPNLAGMTGTAATSARELRRIYRTPVIRVPTNRPPKRKRLPDRVFGTMLAKYEAVAKEVQQINTEGRPVLIGTRSIDKSVILSRMLTELEIEHQVLNANNVAKEAEIVSAAGGNGKVTVATNMAGRGTDIKLADDVEQLGGMHVICTELHDAARIDRQLIGRCGRQGDRGSYRQYLSLDDDILKSGLGPDKAERLKNKGEVLQGSADKQANLFRKAQRKVERKHFRDRMVLMHHEKERKKMQREIGQDPYLDTPD; this is translated from the coding sequence ATGGCTACTGGAGAAACCGAGCCCAAGATCGAACCGTTCTTGGGAATGCCCCCTGTGGGTGACGAGCTCAATGAGGCAGGTAACGGCTTGGGGAATCAAGGCGGCCTGCAGGTTCAAGGCGGCCTGGAATCGCTGCCCGAGTCGAGTCCGCCCACCAAGCCGGTCGTGCAAGGCGAATTGGTCGATTCCGGCGATTTCAATCCCATCATCCCTCCACCTTCGCCAAGTTCACCAGCCACAAGCGACCGGCACATCGGTGGAAATCACAAGGCCTTGTCGCCGTTTTCGCGTCAAGGCATCAGTCCAAGGATGATGCGCTGGCGGCGGAAGTTGAACCAGATCAACGAGCTCGAAGCAACCCTCAAAACCGAGGACGATTTGTCGCTGCGCAAACGATCTTTGGCGCTGCGTTATCGAGCCATGGCTGGCGAGAAGTTATCGGCCCTGCTTCCCGAAGGCTATGCACTCGTCCGAGAAGCGGGCCGTCGGGCCCTGTCGATGCGTCACTATGACGTGCAGATGATCGGTGGCATTGCATTGTTTGAAGGTTGTATCGCCGAAATGCAAACGGGCGAAGGAAAAACCTTAACGGCAACGCTGCCCATGTACCTGCATTCGCTAGTGGGCAAGGGGGCCCATTTGGCAACGGTGAATGATTACTTGGCCAAACGTGATGCGGAATGGATGAAACCGCTCTATGAGATGCTTGGCGTCAGCGTCGGCATCATTCAAACTCCCGATGAGCAAAAAGATCGGCGTGTCGCCTATGGGTGTGCGGTGACCTACGGAACGGCCAAGGAATTCGGGTTCGACTTCCTCCGCGATCGCTTGCTACTGCGCGCTCAAAACCGACTGCAAACCGAGATGCTCGGCGACGGCGGCGGTGGTTTTTCGGGTGGCGGCGATGAAGTGGTGATGCGAGGGATGCACTTCTGCCTGGTCGACGAAGCGGACAGCATTCTGATCGATGAAGCCCGTACGCCGCTGATCATTGGCAGCATCGAAGACACCGTCCGTGACCAGATTGTCGAAACGTATCGCTGGGCTTCGATTCACGCTGCGGAATTTGAATTGGACGAGCACTTTGAAATTGACGACGACACAAAGCAGTACGAACTGACCAGCCGAGGTCGGCAAAAGGTGCGTGCCTTGCCGAAAAATGATCTGGTTCGCACGATGGGGTTGGTGGACCTCTACGAGTACATCGAACGATCGGTGAAAGTGTATCGAGAATTCTTGCTCGACCGGCAATACGTTGTTCGTCCGAATGAGAAAGGCATTGACGAAATTGTGATTGTCGACGAGTTCACCGGTCGATTGGCGGAAGGTCGAAAATGGCGAGACGGAATCCATCAAGCGATCGAAGCCAAGGAAGAAATCGAGATCAGCGTTCCAACGGGCCAAGCCGCACGCATCACGGTTCAGGATTTGTTCTTGCGATTTCCGAACCTTGCCGGCATGACCGGTACCGCAGCCACCAGCGCTCGGGAACTTCGCCGGATCTATCGGACCCCGGTGATACGGGTTCCCACCAACCGACCGCCCAAACGCAAACGTTTGCCCGACCGTGTCTTCGGCACGATGCTGGCAAAGTACGAAGCGGTTGCCAAAGAGGTCCAACAAATCAACACCGAAGGACGGCCTGTTCTGATTGGAACACGGTCGATCGACAAGAGTGTGATCTTGTCTCGCATGTTGACGGAACTGGAGATCGAACATCAGGTGCTCAATGCCAATAACGTGGCCAAAGAAGCCGAAATCGTTTCGGCGGCCGGTGGCAATGGCAAAGTCACCGTGGCGACCAACATGGCCGGTCGCGGTACCGACATCAAGTTGGCCGATGACGTTGAGCAACTTGGCGGGATGCACGTGATTTGTACCGAACTTCATGATGCCGCGCGGATCGACCGCCAATTGATCGGCCGTTGCGGGCGTCAAGGCGATCGTGGTTCCTACCGTCAATACTTGTCTCTCGACGACGACATTCTCAAAAGCGGCCTCGGCCCCGATAAGGCCGAGCGGCTCAAGAACAAAGGCGAAGTGCTACAGGGATCGGCCGACAAACAGGCCAATTTGTTCCGCAAAGCCCAGCGCAAGGTCGAACGCAAGCATTTCCGTGACCGCATGGTGCTGATGCACCACGAAAAGGAACGTAAGAAGATGCAAAGGGAAATCGGCCAGGATCCCTATCTGGACACTCCCGATTGA
- a CDS encoding NUDIX hydrolase, which yields MKPSDKEELLLTGARFNVHAMNLVGSDGKTYVREVIRHPGAVVLLPMLDCDTVVMIENHRPTVAETLLELPAGTREPNEAVEITAARELAEETGYVAETLTLLHEFYSAPGICDERMFLYVATGLTAGESQREATEQIENRIADRDQIRKWIAEGRICDAKTLVGLYAFLYNPLCQTTTP from the coding sequence ATGAAACCAAGCGACAAGGAAGAGCTGCTCTTGACCGGCGCTCGCTTTAATGTTCATGCGATGAACTTGGTCGGCAGCGACGGGAAGACGTACGTGCGCGAAGTGATTCGCCATCCTGGTGCGGTCGTGTTGTTGCCGATGCTCGATTGCGACACGGTGGTGATGATCGAGAACCACCGCCCGACCGTTGCGGAAACGTTACTGGAGCTTCCGGCGGGGACACGCGAGCCAAACGAGGCGGTTGAAATCACTGCTGCTCGAGAATTAGCGGAAGAGACAGGCTATGTTGCTGAAACGTTAACGCTGCTACACGAATTCTATTCTGCGCCAGGAATTTGTGACGAACGCATGTTCTTGTACGTTGCGACCGGCTTGACTGCGGGCGAAAGCCAACGCGAAGCGACGGAGCAAATCGAGAATCGAATCGCAGATCGTGACCAGATTCGCAAGTGGATTGCCGAAGGGAGAATCTGTGATGCAAAGACGTTGGTTGGGTTGTATGCGTTTCTCTACAACCCGCTTTGTCAAACGACCACGCCATAG
- a CDS encoding DUF2203 domain-containing protein translates to MVHAIHPTDDSQHRTRSASRHCFTPNGATAMLPLVGRILADAAKLSQSIENQRLQLNGLYPFRETIPRNFYDDELHDIRRTIEASESRLKACHDELAMLGVVAHVPFDGSVDFPAIVNRQPVMLCWNPNDASVGYWHEAGAAVTHRHRLPVELKSKPSN, encoded by the coding sequence ATGGTCCACGCGATCCACCCTACCGATGATTCTCAGCACCGCACCCGCAGTGCTTCGCGGCATTGTTTTACTCCCAACGGTGCGACGGCCATGTTGCCGCTAGTGGGTCGGATTCTTGCCGATGCAGCGAAGCTGAGTCAATCGATCGAGAACCAGCGACTTCAGCTGAACGGGCTCTACCCTTTTCGCGAGACGATCCCGCGGAACTTCTACGACGACGAGTTGCACGACATTCGCAGGACGATCGAAGCTAGCGAATCAAGGCTAAAGGCGTGTCATGATGAATTGGCAATGCTGGGGGTGGTGGCACATGTTCCGTTCGACGGCTCTGTCGATTTCCCTGCCATCGTCAATCGTCAGCCTGTGATGTTGTGTTGGAACCCGAACGACGCTTCGGTAGGATATTGGCATGAAGCCGGAGCTGCGGTGACGCATCGTCATCGACTGCCGGTAGAGCTGAAATCCAAACCATCCAACTGA